A section of the Castanea sativa cultivar Marrone di Chiusa Pesio chromosome 12, ASM4071231v1 genome encodes:
- the LOC142620227 gene encoding uncharacterized protein LOC142620227 produces MTTEGSFIQPAIPRFDGHYDHWSMLMENFLRSKEFWGLVEPGYIEPASESVQTDAQRKKNDEMKLKDLKVKNYLFQAIVRTVLDTILKKDTAKDIWDSMKKKFEGNARVKRSHLQALHREFETLEMRSGEKVTEYFSRVMTVANKMRTYREDMQDVKVVEKILRSLTEKFNYVRQNSEEQAVKVTSKGGRGRGHGTYRGRGRGRGRADFNKATVECYRCHQLGHFRYECPWNKEANYAELDEEEEMLLMSYVELYKGRREDAWFLDPGCSNHMSGD; encoded by the exons ATGACAACGGAAGGGAGCTTCATACAGCCAGCCATTCCTCGCTTTGATGGTCATTATGATCATTGGAGCATGCTGATGGAAAATTTTCTACGATCTAAGGAATTTTGGGGGCTGGTGGAGCCTGGCTATATTGAGCCAGCAAGTGAATCGGTGCAGACAGATGCACAGCGAAAGAAGAATGATGAGATGAAGCTGAAGGATCTGAAAGTGAAGAACTATCTCTTCCAGGCGATCGTTCGAACTGTTCTCGACACCATTCTCAAGAAGGATACTGCCAAAGATATATGGGACTCCATGAAGAAAAAATTCGAAGGTAATGCAAGGGTCAAGAGGTCTCATCTTCAAGCTCTCCACAGAGAATTTGAAACTCTTGAGATGAGGTCTGGTGAAAAAGTGACAGAGTACTTCTCTAGGGTCATGACAGTGGCCAACAAGATGCGAACTTATAGAGAAGATATGCAGGATGTTAAAGTGGTGGAGAAAATTCTACGCTCTTTAACTGAGAAGTTCAACTATGTT AGACAAAATAGTGAGGAACAAGCTGTGAAAGTGACATCTAAAGGAGGAAGAGGTCGTGGTCATGGTACCTacagaggaagaggaagaggaagaggtcGAGCAGACTTCAACAAGGCAACTGTGGAGTGTTACCGATGCCATCAACTTGGACATTTTCGGTATGAATGTCCTTGGAACAAAGAAGCAAATTATGCAGAGcttgatgaggaagaagaaatgCTTTTGATGTCTTATGTGGAGTTGTATAAGGGCAGAAGAGAAGATGCATGGTTCCTTGATCCAGGGTGTTCTAATCACATGAGCGGCGATTGA